From a single Cupriavidus taiwanensis LMG 19424 genomic region:
- a CDS encoding GntR family transcriptional regulator, with protein MPRTKAEPAARPTDGLPDTDADGARGASVEAIADRILTAIWEHRLPPGTKLVEEKLGGVFGVSRTKVRLAFAKLAHEGVLTVHPNRGTFVSSPSVAEARQVLHSRHLLEPALVRDLAGAISASGVRALRETTRQEAQARDSNDRRAIIRLSGEFHCKLAEMTGNQYLGKYMRELCSLTCLIIALYDAPGVPSCPHHEHDDIVDALEAGDGERAARLMAEHLGHVESTLRLELPAEEKVDLEAVFAAV; from the coding sequence ATGCCACGCACCAAAGCCGAACCGGCCGCCAGGCCCACCGACGGACTCCCCGACACTGACGCGGACGGTGCGCGCGGCGCATCGGTCGAGGCCATCGCCGACCGTATCCTGACCGCGATCTGGGAGCACCGGCTGCCGCCCGGCACCAAACTGGTCGAGGAAAAGCTGGGCGGCGTGTTCGGCGTCAGCCGCACCAAGGTGCGTCTTGCCTTCGCCAAGCTGGCGCACGAGGGCGTGCTGACCGTGCATCCCAACCGCGGCACCTTCGTCTCCAGCCCGAGCGTGGCCGAAGCGCGCCAGGTGCTGCATTCGCGCCACCTGCTGGAACCCGCGCTGGTGCGCGACCTGGCCGGCGCGATCAGCGCCAGCGGCGTGCGCGCGCTGCGCGAAACCACGCGCCAGGAAGCACAGGCGCGCGACAGCAACGACCGCCGCGCCATCATCCGGCTGTCCGGCGAGTTCCACTGCAAGCTGGCGGAAATGACAGGCAACCAGTACCTGGGCAAGTACATGCGCGAGCTGTGCTCGCTGACTTGCCTGATCATCGCGCTGTATGACGCGCCGGGCGTGCCGTCGTGCCCGCATCATGAGCATGACGATATCGTCGATGCACTGGAGGCCGGCGACGGCGAACGCGCCGCGCGGCTGATGGCCGAGCACCTCGGCCACGTCGAAAGCACGCTGCGGCTGGAGTTGCCGGCCGAAGAAAAGGTCGACCTGGAAGCGGTGTTCGCCGCGGTCTGA
- a CDS encoding VTT domain-containing protein: protein MQLIDMLVHVDKYLGTVIDQYGHWVYAILFLIVFAETGLVVLPFLPGDSLLFIAGAFCATGAMNEWGLIGLLLVAAISGNTVNYMVGNWIGPKVFDHQWRFLDQDALRRTHDFYERHGGKTLVMARFVPIVRTFAPFVAGVSQMTFARFQMFNVIGALAWVVGLVFAGYFFGNLPFVKQYLNLIVLAGIGAAVVPLVLGGLWKLVRGNRRRPTRVER, encoded by the coding sequence TTGCAGCTCATCGACATGCTGGTGCATGTCGACAAATACCTCGGCACGGTCATCGACCAGTACGGCCACTGGGTCTATGCCATCCTGTTCCTGATCGTTTTTGCCGAGACCGGGCTGGTGGTGCTGCCGTTCCTGCCGGGCGACTCGCTGCTGTTTATCGCCGGTGCCTTCTGCGCGACCGGCGCCATGAACGAATGGGGGCTGATCGGCCTGCTGCTGGTGGCGGCCATTTCCGGCAATACCGTGAACTACATGGTGGGCAACTGGATCGGGCCCAAGGTGTTCGATCACCAGTGGCGCTTCCTGGACCAGGATGCCTTGCGCCGCACCCATGACTTCTATGAGCGGCACGGCGGCAAGACGCTGGTGATGGCGCGCTTCGTGCCGATCGTGCGCACCTTCGCGCCGTTCGTGGCCGGCGTGTCGCAGATGACCTTCGCGCGCTTCCAGATGTTCAACGTGATCGGCGCGCTCGCCTGGGTGGTCGGGCTGGTGTTTGCCGGCTACTTCTTCGGCAACCTGCCGTTCGTCAAGCAGTACCTGAACCTGATCGTGCTGGCGGGGATCGGCGCGGCAGTGGTGCCGCTGGTGCTGGGCGGCCTGTGGAAGCTGGTGCGCGGCAACCGCCGCCGGCCCACGCGCGTGGAGCGCTGA
- a CDS encoding SirB1 family protein gives MTSTKVLDYFASLVADENGIPLTETALSIAQDAYPDLDLQGELAALDVLALRLKRRIAEGTPAIQRLRLLNHFFYRDLGFGANANDYYDPDNSYLNVVLRQRRGIPISLAVLHMELGQQIGLPLKGVSFPNHFLLRMTIPAGEVILDPLTGETLSKEQLQEMLDPYLEREGISDASQVPLGLFLRAASHREIIARMLRNLKAIYLQESRWQRLLAVQNRLVILLPGSIEEVRDRGLAYANLECFRPALADLEAYVQARPDAADIGQIRERMPALRMMSRSLN, from the coding sequence ATGACATCGACCAAAGTCCTGGACTATTTCGCCAGCCTCGTGGCCGACGAAAACGGCATCCCGCTGACCGAGACCGCGCTGTCCATCGCGCAGGACGCCTATCCCGACCTGGACCTGCAGGGCGAACTGGCGGCGCTGGACGTGCTGGCGCTGCGGCTGAAGCGCCGGATTGCCGAAGGCACCCCCGCGATCCAGCGGCTGCGGCTGCTGAACCATTTCTTCTATCGCGATCTGGGCTTCGGCGCCAACGCGAACGACTACTACGATCCCGACAACTCCTACCTGAACGTGGTGCTGCGCCAGCGCCGCGGCATCCCGATCTCGCTCGCGGTGCTGCACATGGAGCTGGGCCAGCAGATCGGCCTGCCGCTCAAGGGGGTGTCGTTCCCCAACCATTTCCTGCTGCGCATGACGATCCCGGCCGGCGAAGTGATACTGGACCCGCTCACCGGCGAGACCCTGTCGAAGGAGCAGTTGCAGGAGATGCTGGACCCGTACCTGGAGCGCGAGGGTATCAGCGATGCCAGCCAGGTGCCGCTGGGCCTGTTCCTGCGCGCCGCCAGCCACCGCGAGATCATCGCGCGCATGCTGCGCAACCTGAAGGCGATCTATCTGCAGGAATCGCGCTGGCAGCGGCTGCTGGCGGTGCAGAACCGGCTGGTGATCCTGCTGCCGGGTTCGATCGAGGAAGTGCGCGACCGGGGCCTGGCCTATGCCAACCTGGAGTGCTTCCGTCCCGCGCTGGCCGACCTGGAAGCCTATGTCCAGGCCCGCCCCGACGCCGCCGATATCGGCCAGATCCGCGAGCGCATGCCAGCGCTGCGGATGATGAGCCGCAGCCTCAATTGA
- a CDS encoding amidase, which yields MELTNRLDAATIAARVAAGRLDPAEVIAAFQARIAARNDQLNAVFEQRQELVDADLAQLRARLAQGERPLLAGVPVIVKDVIWSQGRRVTQGSQLYRDFIAPADAIAVERLRRAGAIVLGMGNTSEFACKGLTTNKVYGLTRHPLDATLTAGGSSGGCAVAVAAGMAPLALGTDGGGSSRRPPAHAGVVGFKPSYGAIPDSVGFAHAFNGIQVIAPITRTVADAELIFEALAGTDPRDPDTLGFSLGAARPLHTLKIAVSPRLGLDTPVDDDVAQAFEQAVARLQAAGLSIERADPAWPQGADEAALMPLQHVGLANLYGDAWRRDPEVFDADVARQIERGLAWTGAEVARAREASRQIALAVAGFFTRYDLLLCPTTPCVAWRNDRLGPERIGGVAVEPRAHAVFTPFFNHALAPAISVPCGSGRDGLPVGLQIAGPRGADRSVLAAARLAESLLASLVNPA from the coding sequence ATGGAACTGACCAACCGCCTGGACGCCGCCACCATCGCGGCCCGCGTCGCCGCCGGGCGCCTCGACCCCGCCGAGGTGATCGCGGCGTTCCAGGCCCGCATCGCGGCGCGCAACGACCAGCTCAACGCCGTCTTCGAACAACGCCAGGAGCTGGTCGATGCCGACCTGGCGCAACTGCGCGCGCGCCTGGCCCAAGGCGAGCGCCCGCTGCTGGCGGGCGTGCCGGTGATCGTCAAGGACGTGATCTGGAGCCAGGGCCGGCGCGTGACGCAGGGCTCGCAGCTGTACCGCGACTTCATCGCACCCGCCGACGCGATCGCGGTCGAGCGGCTGCGCCGCGCCGGCGCGATCGTGCTCGGCATGGGCAACACCTCGGAGTTCGCCTGCAAGGGGCTGACCACCAACAAGGTCTATGGCCTGACGCGCCATCCGCTCGACGCCACGCTGACCGCGGGCGGCTCGTCGGGCGGCTGCGCGGTGGCGGTGGCGGCCGGCATGGCGCCGCTGGCGCTGGGCACCGATGGCGGCGGCTCCAGCCGGCGTCCGCCCGCGCATGCCGGCGTGGTCGGCTTCAAGCCCTCCTACGGCGCGATTCCCGACTCGGTCGGCTTTGCCCATGCCTTCAACGGCATCCAGGTGATTGCGCCGATCACGCGCACCGTCGCCGATGCCGAGCTGATATTCGAGGCGCTGGCCGGCACCGATCCGCGCGACCCCGACACGCTGGGCTTCTCGCTGGGCGCGGCGCGGCCGCTGCATACGCTGAAGATCGCGGTCAGTCCGCGCCTGGGCCTGGACACGCCGGTCGACGACGATGTCGCGCAGGCGTTCGAACAGGCCGTGGCCCGTTTGCAGGCCGCGGGGCTGAGCATCGAGCGCGCCGACCCGGCGTGGCCGCAGGGCGCCGACGAGGCCGCGCTGATGCCGCTGCAGCATGTCGGCCTGGCCAACCTCTATGGCGACGCCTGGCGCCGCGACCCGGAGGTGTTCGATGCCGACGTCGCGCGCCAGATCGAACGTGGCCTCGCCTGGACCGGCGCCGAGGTGGCGCGCGCGCGCGAAGCCAGCCGCCAGATCGCGCTGGCCGTGGCCGGCTTTTTTACCCGTTATGACCTGCTGCTGTGCCCAACCACGCCGTGCGTGGCCTGGCGCAACGATCGCCTCGGGCCGGAGCGCATCGGCGGCGTCGCGGTCGAGCCGCGCGCCCATGCCGTGTTCACCCCCTTCTTCAACCATGCGCTGGCGCCGGCAATCTCGGTGCCTTGCGGCAGCGGCCGCGACGGCTTGCCGGTGGGCCTGCAGATCGCCGGCCCGCGCGGCGCCGACCGCAGCGTGCTGGCCGCCGCCAGACTGGCCGAAAGCCTGCTGGCGTCCCTAGTCAACCCCGCCTGA
- the mutL gene encoding DNA mismatch repair endonuclease MutL, giving the protein MPASPSSTALRTTQQPRPIRPLPDQLISQIAAGEVVERPASVVKELLENALDAGATQLGIRLEEGGVRRIVITDNGCGIPAAELPVALMRHATSKIASLDELESVLTLGFRGEALASIASVSQMTLTSRTAADAHATQVSADSGALQPASGGVGTTVDVQHLYFNTPARRKFLKTEQTELGHCLEMVRRVALARPDVTISVHHNGKPLEHWNAGDVATRTAQVLGNDFARARLALDEHADTLSLYGFAGLPTASRGRPDQQYFFVNGRFVRDKLLNHAVRSAYQDVLHGDRFPSYVLCLDLPPEMVDVNVHPSKIEVRFRESRAVHQFVYHAVQRCLARQAGANGDSLHTDADGEITLPPGAATPAGPARPGAGTPAQWINYSAARQTELGIAQPRQAYLGMVREATAPAPRPYGAPASGAGGWAGASAQPPAWLADVQAARAGDPPGLLDRLPPAPAPDETGAADEHPLGYAIAQLHGIYVLAQNARGLVLVDMHAAHERILYEQIKAALDARELAVQPLLIPVTLPASPVEIGVAEEHQETLTLLGFDIAPVSPTTLAVRAVPALLQQADAEALARDVLRDLHAYGGSRVLAERRNELLATLACHSAVRANRKLTVEEMNALLRQMEQTERADQCNHGRPTWVQLTVTELDRLFLRGQ; this is encoded by the coding sequence ATGCCCGCCTCCCCTTCCAGCACTGCCTTGCGCACCACCCAGCAGCCGCGCCCCATCCGGCCGCTGCCGGACCAGCTCATCAGCCAGATCGCCGCCGGCGAAGTGGTCGAACGGCCGGCGTCCGTGGTCAAGGAACTGCTGGAAAACGCGCTCGATGCCGGCGCCACGCAGCTGGGCATCCGGCTGGAGGAAGGCGGCGTGCGGCGCATCGTCATCACCGACAACGGCTGCGGCATTCCCGCCGCAGAACTGCCGGTGGCGCTGATGCGGCACGCCACCAGCAAGATCGCCTCGCTCGACGAACTCGAATCGGTGCTGACGCTAGGCTTCCGCGGCGAGGCGCTGGCCTCGATCGCGTCGGTGTCGCAGATGACGCTGACCAGCCGCACCGCGGCCGATGCCCACGCTACCCAGGTCAGCGCCGACTCCGGCGCGCTGCAACCCGCTTCCGGCGGCGTCGGCACCACCGTCGACGTGCAGCACCTCTACTTCAACACCCCGGCCCGCAGAAAGTTCCTGAAGACCGAACAAACCGAGCTGGGCCACTGCCTGGAGATGGTCCGCCGCGTGGCGCTGGCACGGCCGGACGTGACCATCTCGGTCCACCACAACGGCAAGCCGCTGGAGCACTGGAATGCCGGCGACGTGGCCACCCGCACCGCCCAGGTGCTGGGCAACGACTTCGCCCGCGCCCGGCTGGCGCTGGACGAGCACGCCGATACCCTGAGCCTGTACGGCTTTGCCGGGCTGCCCACCGCCTCGCGCGGGCGGCCGGACCAGCAGTACTTCTTTGTCAACGGCCGCTTCGTGCGCGACAAGCTGCTCAACCATGCGGTGCGCAGCGCGTACCAGGACGTGCTGCACGGCGACCGCTTCCCGTCGTACGTGCTGTGCCTGGACCTGCCGCCGGAGATGGTCGACGTCAACGTGCACCCGTCCAAGATCGAAGTGCGCTTCCGCGAATCGCGCGCCGTGCACCAGTTTGTCTACCACGCGGTGCAGCGCTGCCTGGCCCGCCAGGCCGGTGCCAACGGCGACAGCCTGCATACCGATGCCGACGGCGAGATCACGCTGCCGCCAGGCGCCGCGACGCCGGCGGGTCCAGCGCGCCCTGGCGCAGGCACCCCGGCCCAGTGGATCAACTATTCCGCGGCCCGCCAGACTGAGCTGGGCATCGCCCAGCCGCGCCAGGCTTACCTGGGCATGGTGCGCGAGGCCACCGCGCCGGCGCCACGCCCCTACGGCGCGCCGGCCTCCGGCGCCGGCGGCTGGGCCGGCGCGTCGGCGCAACCGCCGGCATGGCTGGCCGACGTCCAGGCCGCGCGCGCCGGAGATCCGCCCGGCCTGCTTGACCGGCTGCCGCCGGCGCCGGCGCCCGACGAGACCGGCGCCGCCGACGAACACCCGCTCGGCTATGCCATCGCCCAGCTCCACGGCATCTACGTGCTGGCGCAGAATGCGCGCGGGCTGGTGCTGGTCGACATGCACGCGGCGCACGAGCGCATCCTCTACGAGCAGATCAAGGCCGCGCTGGACGCGCGCGAGCTGGCCGTGCAGCCGCTGCTGATCCCGGTCACGCTGCCCGCCAGCCCGGTCGAGATCGGCGTGGCCGAAGAACACCAGGAAACGCTGACGCTGCTGGGCTTCGACATCGCGCCGGTGTCGCCGACCACGCTGGCGGTGCGCGCGGTGCCGGCGCTGCTGCAGCAGGCCGATGCCGAGGCGCTGGCGCGCGACGTGCTGCGCGACCTGCACGCCTACGGCGGCTCGCGCGTGCTGGCCGAGCGCCGCAACGAACTGCTTGCCACCCTGGCATGCCACAGCGCGGTGCGCGCCAACCGCAAGCTTACCGTCGAGGAAATGAACGCGCTGCTGCGCCAGATGGAGCAGACCGAGCGCGCCGACCAGTGCAACCACGGCCGGCCCACCTGGGTGCAGCTGACCGTGACCGAGCTCGACCGGCTGTTCCTGCGCGGGCAATAA
- the murJ gene encoding murein biosynthesis integral membrane protein MurJ: protein MNLLKALATISSLTMLSRITGLVREILIARAFGASDMTDAFNVAFRIPNLLRRIFGEGAFSQAFVPILGEYHTKRGDAPTKALIDAVATVMTWVLMAVSLLGVIGAPLVMTVVATGFRGQADTYTAAVFMTRVMFPYIGLISLVALASGILNTWRKFAVPAFTPVLLNLCLIVAALFVGPHMEQPIYAQAWGVLIGGVLQLAIQVPALRRLGVMPRIRFNLRAAWSDPGVRRILRQMGPALLAVSVAQVSQIINTNIASRLAAGSVSYLTYADRLMEFPTALLGVALGTILLPSLSRANASGDHAEYSSLLDWGLRLTFLLAVPCAVGLFVFGAPLTAVLFNYGKFDAHAVEMTRQALVSYGVGLMGLISIKILAPGFYARQDIRTPVKIALLVLVITQACNVAFVPWIGHAGLALSISAGATLNALLLFYGLRRRGLYRPAPGWWLFLAQLTASVLLLSGMLLWFARNFDWIGLGATPLLRIALLASCLVLAAVVYFGTLWLMGLRYSAFRRRAG, encoded by the coding sequence TTGAACCTGCTCAAAGCGCTCGCCACCATCAGCAGCCTGACGATGCTCTCTCGCATCACCGGCCTGGTGCGCGAGATCCTGATCGCCCGCGCCTTCGGCGCGTCGGACATGACCGACGCGTTCAACGTGGCCTTCCGCATCCCCAACCTGCTGCGCCGCATCTTCGGCGAAGGCGCGTTCTCGCAGGCCTTCGTGCCCATCCTTGGCGAATACCACACCAAGCGCGGCGACGCCCCGACCAAGGCCCTGATCGACGCGGTCGCCACCGTGATGACCTGGGTGCTGATGGCCGTGTCGCTGCTGGGCGTGATTGGCGCGCCGCTGGTGATGACGGTGGTCGCCACGGGCTTTCGCGGGCAGGCCGATACCTATACCGCCGCCGTGTTCATGACGCGCGTGATGTTCCCGTATATCGGGTTGATTTCGCTGGTGGCGCTGGCGTCGGGCATTCTCAATACGTGGCGCAAGTTCGCGGTGCCGGCCTTTACGCCGGTGCTTCTCAACCTGTGCCTGATCGTGGCGGCGCTGTTCGTCGGCCCCCATATGGAGCAGCCGATCTACGCCCAGGCATGGGGCGTGCTGATCGGCGGCGTGCTGCAGCTGGCGATCCAGGTGCCGGCGTTGCGGCGCCTGGGGGTGATGCCGCGCATCCGCTTCAACCTGCGCGCGGCGTGGTCGGACCCGGGCGTGCGCCGCATCCTGCGCCAGATGGGGCCGGCGCTGCTGGCGGTATCGGTGGCGCAGGTCAGCCAGATCATCAATACCAATATCGCCTCGCGGCTGGCGGCTGGCAGCGTGTCGTACCTGACCTACGCCGACCGGCTGATGGAATTCCCCACTGCGCTGCTGGGTGTCGCGCTGGGAACGATCCTGCTGCCGAGCCTGTCCAGGGCCAACGCCTCGGGCGACCATGCCGAATACTCGAGCCTGCTCGACTGGGGCCTGCGCCTGACGTTCCTGCTGGCCGTGCCGTGCGCGGTCGGCCTGTTCGTGTTCGGCGCGCCGCTGACCGCGGTGCTGTTCAACTACGGCAAGTTCGACGCCCATGCGGTCGAGATGACGCGCCAGGCGCTGGTCTCGTACGGCGTGGGCCTGATGGGGCTGATTTCGATCAAGATCCTCGCGCCGGGCTTCTATGCGCGCCAGGATATCCGCACGCCGGTCAAGATCGCGCTGCTGGTGCTGGTGATCACGCAGGCCTGCAACGTAGCGTTCGTGCCCTGGATCGGCCATGCCGGGCTGGCGCTGTCGATCAGCGCCGGCGCCACGCTCAACGCGCTGCTGCTGTTCTACGGCCTGCGCCGGCGCGGGCTGTACCGCCCGGCGCCGGGCTGGTGGCTGTTCCTGGCGCAGCTGACTGCTTCGGTGCTGCTGCTGTCGGGCATGCTGCTCTGGTTCGCGCGCAACTTCGACTGGATCGGCCTGGGCGCGACACCGCTGCTGCGCATCGCACTGCTGGCTTCGTGCCTGGTACTTGCAGCGGTGGTCTACTTCGGTACACTGTGGCTCATGGGACTGCGCTACTCTGCCTTCAGGCGCCGGGCCGGCTGA
- a CDS encoding aspartate/glutamate racemase family protein: MRILVLNPNTSEGITARLMAAATEAAAPGTELVPLTASRGVPYIATRAEAQIGGAIALEMLAEHHGQFDAAVIAAFGDPGLMGARELFDLPVVGMAEAAMLSACMLGRRFAIVTFARALGPWYEECVDMHGLRGRLAGIRMLDGSFASVSDVQEEKEAVLVELANRAVVEDEADVVILAGAPLAGLAARVRDRIPVPVVDQMAAAVKQAEALVALQPRKATAGTFRRPDAKPTLGLPAALAARIEHR; this comes from the coding sequence ATGCGAATCCTTGTTCTGAATCCCAACACCAGCGAAGGCATCACCGCGCGCCTGATGGCCGCGGCCACGGAAGCCGCCGCGCCCGGCACCGAGCTGGTGCCGCTGACCGCGAGCCGCGGCGTGCCGTATATCGCCACCCGTGCCGAGGCGCAGATCGGCGGCGCGATCGCGCTGGAAATGCTGGCCGAGCATCACGGCCAGTTCGACGCGGCGGTCATCGCCGCGTTCGGCGATCCCGGCCTGATGGGCGCGCGCGAGCTGTTCGACCTGCCGGTGGTGGGGATGGCCGAGGCGGCGATGCTGTCGGCGTGCATGCTGGGGCGGCGCTTTGCCATCGTCACCTTTGCGCGCGCGCTGGGCCCCTGGTACGAGGAATGCGTCGACATGCACGGCCTGCGCGGCCGGCTGGCCGGCATCCGCATGCTTGACGGCAGCTTTGCCTCGGTGTCGGACGTGCAGGAAGAGAAGGAGGCCGTGCTGGTGGAACTGGCCAACCGTGCGGTGGTGGAGGACGAGGCCGATGTGGTGATCCTGGCCGGTGCGCCGCTGGCCGGCCTGGCCGCGCGCGTGCGCGACCGCATTCCGGTGCCGGTGGTCGACCAGATGGCCGCTGCCGTCAAGCAGGCCGAGGCGCTGGTTGCGCTGCAGCCGCGCAAGGCCACCGCGGGCACCTTCCGCCGCCCCGACGCCAAGCCCACGCTGGGTTTGCCGGCGGCGCTGGCGGCGCGCATCGAGCACCGCTAA
- the miaA gene encoding tRNA (adenosine(37)-N6)-dimethylallyltransferase MiaA translates to MSAVPHDSPAHPPVVCLLGPTASGKTAAALALAADAPVEIISLDSALVYREMDIGTAKPTREELAVAPHHLIDIIDPADSYSAAQFVADAERLIGEIHARGHVPLIVGGTMLYYKALTQGLNDLPQADAALRAELDQLAAERGWPALHAMLAEVDPVTAARLAPNDAQRIQRALEIHRLSGQPMSALLARQAEGRTFAGAADQRYRVIALEPSDRLALHHRIARRYDAMLAQGFIDEVERLRARGDLHPGLPSIRCVGYRQVWEYLDGEADFATMRERGIAATRQLCKRQLTWLRSTPERRVVDCLATDYVDQVRRLADFGH, encoded by the coding sequence ATGTCCGCCGTCCCTCACGATTCCCCTGCGCATCCGCCCGTGGTCTGCCTGCTCGGCCCCACCGCGTCGGGCAAGACCGCCGCCGCGCTGGCGCTGGCGGCCGACGCGCCGGTCGAGATCATCAGCCTGGACTCGGCGCTGGTGTACCGCGAGATGGATATCGGCACTGCCAAGCCCACGCGCGAAGAGCTGGCCGTGGCGCCGCACCACCTGATCGACATCATCGACCCGGCCGACAGCTACTCGGCCGCGCAGTTTGTCGCAGATGCCGAGCGGCTGATCGGCGAGATCCATGCGCGCGGCCATGTGCCGCTGATCGTCGGCGGCACCATGCTGTATTACAAGGCGCTGACGCAGGGACTCAACGACCTGCCGCAGGCCGACGCCGCGCTGCGCGCCGAACTCGACCAGCTCGCCGCCGAGCGCGGCTGGCCGGCCCTGCATGCGATGCTGGCCGAGGTCGACCCGGTCACCGCGGCGCGGCTCGCGCCCAATGACGCGCAGCGCATCCAGCGCGCGCTGGAGATCCACCGGCTGTCCGGCCAGCCGATGTCGGCGCTGCTGGCGCGCCAGGCCGAGGGCCGCACCTTTGCCGGCGCGGCCGACCAGCGCTATCGCGTGATCGCGCTCGAGCCGTCGGACCGTCTGGCGCTGCATCACCGCATCGCCCGGCGCTATGACGCCATGCTGGCGCAAGGCTTTATCGACGAGGTCGAACGGTTGCGTGCGCGTGGCGACCTGCACCCCGGGCTGCCGTCGATCCGCTGTGTCGGCTACCGGCAGGTGTGGGAATACCTGGACGGCGAGGCCGACTTCGCCACCATGCGCGAGCGCGGCATCGCCGCCACGCGCCAGCTGTGCAAGCGCCAGCTGACCTGGCTGCGCAGCACGCCCGAGCGGCGGGTGGTCGATTGCCTGGCGACCGATTATGTCGACCAGGTGCGCAGGCTGGCGGACTTCGGCCACTGA
- a CDS encoding GNAT family N-acetyltransferase has translation MSKPTFTLRPATAADSETLFNLILALAEYEKLTHLVGATPQKIEAALFGATPHAEAVLVEVDTDVDGKAVRKAVGFALFFHNFSTFLAKPGLYLEDLYVDPAWRGHGLGKALLKHLAALAVERGCGRFEWSVLDWNQPSIDFYRAMGADVLPDWRICRVTGAALDQLGAK, from the coding sequence ATGTCCAAGCCCACCTTCACGCTGCGCCCCGCCACCGCCGCCGACAGCGAAACCCTGTTTAACCTGATCCTGGCGCTGGCCGAATACGAAAAGCTGACCCATCTGGTCGGCGCCACGCCGCAGAAGATCGAGGCGGCGCTGTTCGGCGCCACGCCGCATGCCGAGGCTGTGCTGGTGGAAGTCGACACCGATGTCGATGGCAAGGCGGTCCGCAAGGCGGTGGGCTTTGCGCTGTTCTTCCATAATTTCTCGACCTTCCTGGCCAAGCCGGGCCTCTACCTGGAAGACCTTTACGTCGATCCGGCCTGGCGCGGGCACGGCCTGGGCAAGGCCCTGCTCAAGCATCTGGCGGCGCTCGCGGTCGAGCGCGGCTGCGGCCGCTTCGAATGGTCGGTGCTGGACTGGAACCAGCCGTCGATCGACTTCTACCGGGCCATGGGCGCCGACGTGCTGCCCGACTGGCGCATCTGCCGTGTGACCGGCGCGGCGCTGGACCAGCTCGGCGCGAAGTAA